The Thermodesulfovibrionia bacterium genome contains a region encoding:
- a CDS encoding adenylate/guanylate cyclase domain-containing protein, producing MKQSDKKRLSLLIGVFITLITTLLMFLELSPFITLEAKLLDYRFKIRGKIDPPDSIVIAAIDEKSIERLGRWPWDRDRLAQLVRKLEEVHAGIIVFDIILSEEENNDKLLGDAIWDAGNVILPIVFDFEGKVGRPDNEYLNNTALASVTNEKLFRDYPPIIANGVLIPVPELISSVMTLGHINMFPDIDGTLRWESLLIGYRGKLYPSATLQAAASYLGIPNDKITVNATSGIQLGNKRYIPTDEYGRTLINYYGPNMTFTHISISDILEGNIKPEELRGKIILIGATAVGIYDLRVTPISAAMPGIEKHASVIASLIDGKHLKTIPSYVNLAILLSTGFLFSLIFTRLKAAGASVLTAASLLFISWAAYYMFAKYGLWVNVTYPALNIILTFVNATLYNYYIEERFAKKIRAMFSSYVTESLVNELIHNPELAKLGGENREVTILFSDIRGFTTFSEKHSPEEVVAILNEYLGEMTKIVLKWKGVLDKFIGDAILCFWGAPVRQDNHAELAIRCALEMMKRLGELQIKWAAEGKAGLDIGIGINTGKVIVGNIGAEGMKMDYTVIGDHVNLGSRVESLTRKYDAHILITEFTLESIRNLIKSGAIAHVSVEGKEKVIVKGKEKPVAVYEIHSLEHGCDSTVTECEKDEAVKLTEK from the coding sequence ATGAAACAATCAGACAAGAAAAGACTGAGCCTGCTTATCGGGGTCTTCATTACCCTAATCACTACCCTCCTGATGTTCCTTGAACTCTCTCCTTTTATAACGCTTGAGGCAAAGCTTCTCGACTACCGTTTCAAGATAAGAGGGAAGATAGACCCCCCTGACAGTATCGTCATAGCTGCCATTGACGAAAAAAGCATTGAGCGCCTTGGACGGTGGCCCTGGGACAGAGACAGGCTGGCCCAGCTTGTCAGAAAGCTTGAAGAGGTTCATGCAGGCATCATTGTCTTTGATATTATCCTCAGTGAAGAGGAGAATAATGACAAGCTGCTCGGCGACGCGATATGGGACGCAGGCAATGTAATTCTCCCGATCGTCTTTGATTTTGAAGGTAAGGTAGGCCGGCCGGATAACGAATACCTGAACAATACGGCATTGGCATCCGTAACTAATGAGAAGCTCTTTAGGGATTATCCCCCAATCATTGCAAACGGCGTTCTCATCCCTGTGCCTGAATTAATAAGCTCCGTGATGACACTCGGCCATATCAATATGTTCCCTGACATAGACGGCACTCTGAGATGGGAATCTCTGCTTATCGGTTACAGGGGCAAACTATATCCTTCGGCAACGCTGCAGGCCGCTGCATCATATCTCGGAATTCCCAACGATAAGATAACTGTAAATGCGACCAGCGGCATACAGCTGGGGAATAAGAGGTATATACCTACGGATGAATACGGCCGGACCCTGATAAATTATTACGGGCCCAACATGACCTTCACCCATATTTCCATTTCAGATATTCTTGAGGGGAATATTAAACCCGAAGAGCTCCGGGGCAAGATAATACTTATCGGCGCCACAGCGGTCGGCATTTACGATCTGAGAGTAACACCGATCTCTGCCGCAATGCCCGGGATTGAGAAACACGCAAGCGTAATAGCATCTTTAATAGATGGGAAACATCTTAAGACTATCCCGTCATATGTGAATCTTGCGATACTTTTATCGACAGGATTTTTATTCTCCCTCATATTCACAAGGCTTAAGGCAGCCGGCGCCTCGGTCCTCACAGCCGCTTCACTCCTTTTTATCTCCTGGGCAGCATATTATATGTTCGCAAAGTACGGCCTTTGGGTCAATGTGACTTACCCCGCGCTTAACATTATTCTTACCTTTGTAAACGCGACATTATACAACTACTATATTGAGGAGAGGTTCGCAAAGAAGATAAGGGCGATGTTCTCAAGTTATGTAACGGAAAGCCTGGTCAATGAACTGATACACAATCCTGAACTGGCAAAGCTTGGAGGCGAGAACAGAGAGGTGACAATACTCTTTTCAGACATCAGGGGATTCACGACATTTTCGGAAAAACATTCGCCTGAAGAGGTTGTCGCGATACTTAATGAATACCTCGGAGAGATGACAAAGATAGTCCTTAAATGGAAAGGAGTGCTTGATAAGTTCATAGGCGACGCGATACTCTGCTTCTGGGGCGCGCCCGTCAGGCAGGATAACCACGCGGAGCTTGCCATAAGATGCGCACTTGAGATGATGAAGAGGCTCGGCGAGCTCCAGATAAAATGGGCTGCTGAAGGAAAGGCAGGGCTGGACATCGGGATTGGAATAAATACCGGGAAAGTGATCGTCGGCAATATAGGCGCTGAAGGTATGAAGATGGACTATACAGTCATCGGAGACCATGTGAACCTCGGCTCAAGGGTGGAATCCCTGACAAGAAAATATGACGCCCATATCCTGATAACTGAATTCACTCTTGAGAGTATCAGGAATCTTATAAAGTCAGGCGCAATCGCTCACGTCTCAGTTGAAGGAAAAGAGAAAGTAATAGTAAAAGGCAAGGAGAAGCCTGTTGCTGTATATGAGATACACTCTCTTGAGCATGGCTGCGACTCAACGGTAACCGAATGCGAAAAAGATGAAGCGGTCAAGTTGACGGAGAAATAA